From the genome of Podospora pseudoanserina strain CBS 124.78 chromosome 7 map unlocalized CBS124.78p_7.2, whole genome shotgun sequence, one region includes:
- the STE4 gene encoding G protein subunit beta (BUSCO:EOG092645OU; COG:S; EggNog:ENOG503NUGZ) codes for MDPGRPNDVSPEAMQARIQQARREAETLKDRIKRKKEELADTTLRAVAAQAHEQIPKNQLMRTKRTLKGHLAKIYAMHWSTDRRHLVSASQDGKLIIWDAYTTNKVHAIPLRSSWVMTCAYAPSGNYVACGGLDNICSIYNLNQSRDGPTRVARELSGHAGYLSCCRFINDRSILTSSGDMTCMKWDIETGTKVVEFADHLGDVMSISLNPTNQNTFISGACDAFAKLWDIRAGKAVQTFAGHESDINAIQFFPDGHSFVTGSDDATCRLFDIRADRELNFYGSESILCGITSVATSVSGRLLFAGYDDFECKVWDVTRGEKVGSLVGHENRVSCLGVSNDGISLCTGSWDAFLKVWAY; via the exons ATGGATCCAGGCCGACCGAACGATGTATCGCCCGAGGCGATGCAGGCACGCATCCAGCAGGCGCGTCGCGAGGCTGAGACTCTCAAGGACAGAatcaagagaaagaaggaggagctggccgacACGACGC TCcgcgccgtcgccgcccagGCCCACGAGCAGATCCCAAAGAACCAGCtgatgaggacgaagaggacaCTGAAGGGTCATCTCGCAAAGATCTATGCGATGCACTGGTCGACCGACCGAAGACACCTCGTTTCTGCTTCACAAGACGGCAAGCTCATCATCTGGGACGCCTACACAACAAACAAGGTGCACGCCATCCCCCTCCGATCATCATGGGTCATGACCTGCGCCTACGCCCCGAGCGGCAACTACGTCGCCTGCGGTGGTCTCGATAACATCTGCTCCATCTACAACCTCAACCAGAGCCGTGACGGGCCCACGCGCGTCGCCAGGGAACTGTCGGGCCACGCCGGCTATCTTTCCTGCTGCCGTTTCATCAACGACCGGAGCATCCTCACCTCGTCGGGCGACATGACTTGCATGAAGTGGGACATCGAGACGGGCACAAAGGTGGTCGAATTCGCCGACCACTTGGGAGATGTCATGAGCATCAGCTTGAacccaacaaaccaaaacacTTTCATCTCGGGTGCCTGCGACGCCTTCGCTAAGCTTTGGGATATCCGCGCCGGCAAGGCCGTGCAGACGTTTGCCGGTCACGAGTCCgacatcaacgccatccAGTTTTTCCCCGACGGCCACTCTTTTGTAACAGGTTCCGATGATGCCACCTGCCGATTATTCGACATCCGTGCCGACAGGGAATTGAACTTTTATGGG TCCGAGTCGATCCTGTGCGGTATCACCTCGGTGGCCACCTCTGTATCTGGCAGGCTGCTGTTTGCTGGTTATGATGATTTCGAGTGCAAG GTTTGGGATGTTACCCGGGGTGAAAAGGTTGGCTCTCTCGTAGGCCACGAAAACCGTGTCAGCTGCTTGGGAGTTTCCAACGACGGTATAAGTTTGTGCACCGGTTCATGGGACGCTTTC CTCAAGGTTTGGGCCTACTAG
- a CDS encoding uncharacterized protein (COG:T; EggNog:ENOG503P1PY), which produces MSNPTPAQEEFAAFLDKNSRDSLDGIHPEDRASAAREAADHSEDEEEQYRAQKIDEAMRMPTMDSRTALRLPPTSFDDGHSTGVKGVIADARSYENARQRTWKDKARAVRRSVFGLEGGRHSGTDSDASGAEDADEEEFLNRWRESRKRELEEESRNPVRNRRTSPSVRMYGRFEEVDALGYLDSIEKVGRETVVVVFVYDHQSEVSAAIESALVPLVSTHPTVRFVKVHYEEIEFDNAGVPAVLAYRNQGDLFANLTGILELIPDEDDFDTDALKRIFTKHNIL; this is translated from the exons ATGTCGAACCCTACACCGGCCCAAGAAGAATTCGCTGCTTTTCTCGACAAGAATAGCCGTGATTCACTGGACGGAATACACCCCGAAGACAGAGCGAGTGCTGCTAGAGAGGCAGCTGACCACagcgaagacgaggaggaacagTATCGCGCTCAGAAAATCGACGAAGCCATGAGGATGCCTACTATGGACTCTCGCACAGCGTTGCGCCTCCCACCAACGTCGTTCGACGACGGCCATTCTACTGGTGTGAAGGGTGTGATTGCCGACGCAAGATCATACGAGAATGCGCGGCAACGCACCTGGAAGGATAAGGCGCGCGCTGTTCGCCGAAGTGTCTTTGGTCTCGAAGGAGGCAGGCACAGCGGGACCGACAGCGACGCAAGCGGAGCTGAGGACGCCGATGAGGAAGAGTTCTTGAACCGCTGGCGGGAAAGCAGAAAGagagagctggaggaggagagcaggAATCCTGTGCGGAACAGGAGGACAAGCCCAAGCGTCAGGATGTATGGCCGtttcgaggaggttgatgctcTTGGCTATCTGGACTCGATAGAAaaggttgggagggaaacggttgttgtggtgtttgtCTATGACCATCAG AGCGAAGTATCAGCGGCAATCGAATCAGCCCTCGTCCCCCTCGTCTCAACACATCCCACTGTTCGGTTTGTCAAAGTACACTACGAGGAAATCGAATTCGACAACGCCGGTGTACCGGCGGTGCTGGCCTACCGCAACCAAGGCGACCTTTTTGCGAACCTGACTGGCATACTGGAGTTGATCCCAGATGAGGATGACTTCGACACGGATGCCCTCAAGAGGATCTTTACCAAGCACAACATTTTGTGA
- a CDS encoding uncharacterized protein (EggNog:ENOG503NZFN; COG:T; COG:Z) codes for MSSLPPNVHISTHPCLQAKLSQLRSASTTARDAKTLINEITLILGTEALASALTSSPGPTDTTPLGFTYPTTHLSPSTISLVPILRSGLSMVDPLSSLLPHPPPIHHLGLFREPSTLLPVEYYNNLPNHLSSSSSEKTPDLTIVLDPVIATGGTSAAAIQTLKEWGTKRILVLSILGAKPGVELAANEWPEGTEIWLAGLDAELTERGMLKPGMGDVGDRLFLTIGK; via the exons atgtcctccctcccccccaacgtCCACATTTCCACCCACCCCTGCCTCCAAGCCAAACTCTCCCAACTCcgctccgcctccaccaccgcccgcgaCGCCAAAACCCTCATCAACGAAATAACCCTAATCCTCGGCACCGAAGCCCTCGCCAGCGCCCTCACCAGCTCCCCAGGCCCAACA GACACAACCCCCCTAGGCTTCACCtacccaacaacccacctctccccctcaaccatctccctcgtcccaatcctccgctccggccTCTCCATGGTCGaccccctctcttccctcttaccccatcccccaccaatccaccacctcggcctcttcCGCGAACCTTCCACCCTCCTACCGGTAGAATActacaacaacctccccaaccacctctcctcctcctcctccgaaaAAACCCCCGACCTCACCATCGTCCTCGACCCCGTCATCGCCACCGGCGGGACTTCCGCAGCCGCGATCCAGACCCTAAAGGAATGGGGTACAAAGCGTATTCTCGTCCTATCCATCCTAGGAGCCAAGCCAGGCGTCGAACTAGCGGCGAACGAATGGCCAGAGGGGACAGAGATCTGGCTTGCCGGGTTGGATGCCGAGCTCACCGAACGTGGCATGCTCAAACCAGGCATGGGAGACGTGGGGGATAGGTTGTTCTTGACCATCGGGAAGTAG
- the EDC3 gene encoding enhancer of mRNA decapping (COG:G; EggNog:ENOG503NVYJ), which produces MAEFIGLQMLVTLRGNPQPVRIRGTVSGVEAGNSLTLSNVWFLQTNEWKPQLSISASEILDLSHDPSQYAPRQPVVPVPVFKQEPPVKIKQGHEPAVFIDPAIVAVGKRPSVSSTGPGKVVVPVVVDRDATPTRTVKQFHAQAQGLESDEDGAVGGDAVLEYGQVAGGGRGKKTRPPRKQRVNKLSQEATGEVESSPQPAVKTAGKGKGWRQTPMLQSTPSFQPFNSLKKVTKGGRATADNNGWASEDVTDVQEMGDFDFETGLAKFDKRNLFEQMRKEDVVDEADRLVSHNRIPKPKPGTAGGKNLHYSENVLDHHQKAFTPTILKPSREKLIPKEPSNDFWNSEADDGAMNGSEKLSDRATVMGSRQGSRRGEGKMASSRRSQSRKASAVPGQPGGGSSRVNSGVSHYHHRTSSLKGSRPSSRLSSRTAVGGGSGMSVIADKRKQQLSATAATNAHHAPHQGLYVLPSNRRIETISALQMLNLENIAHNEIGLTEEMMTENAGRGLAEVVVGTVLADPAIKVRQGSIVDAATGVLPPPTVVVLAGNNKSGSRAVAAARHLRNKGINVLVCVVGLERGERDLLEEVRQQVRLYKNLGGRVFAKGEFFEHIRKISIPMLTIDTPRTSLGSLANPAPVMLIVDALLGLAISFEELRNGDQATVYELVEWANRNEAFVLAVDVPTGVDPSSGMVSVVDGNRLYVKPRYVVSMGAPKKGLLEAMVAADINEGEDDIAAASAVPDSGEASLALDDAVSEWRLFLVDMGLGPAVWKKAGTKMRKGVDFGERWVLEMKYRG; this is translated from the exons atggccGAGTTTATTGGCCTCCAGATGCTGGTCACCCTCAGGGGAAACCCGCAGCCGGTCAGGATCCGGGGGACGGTCAGCGGTGTGGAGGCTGGGAATAGTTTGACGTTGAGTAATG TGTGGTTCCTCCAGACAAACGAGTGGAAACCCCAGCTCAGCATCTCGGCGAGCGAAATCCTCGATTTGAGTCACGATCCGAGTCAATACGCCCCTCGTCAGCCGGTGGTGCCCGTGCCTGTTTTCAAGCAAGAACCGCCGGTTAAAATCAAACAGGGACATGAACCTGCCGTGTTTATCGACCCTGCGATTGTTGCTGTGGGGAAGAGGCCTTCGGTTTCAAGTACTGGGCCGGGGAAGGTGGTTGTTCCTGTTGTTGTGGACAGAGATGCGACGCCTACACGGACGGTGAAGCAGTTTCATGCTCAGGCTCAGGGACTGGAgtcggatgaggatggggctGTGGGGGGGGATGCGGTTTTGGAGTATGGGCaggttgctggtggggggagggggaagaagacgcGACCGCCGAGGAAGCAGAGGGTGAACAAGTTGAGTCAGGAGGCTACTGGGGAGGTTGAGTCGTCGCCTCAGCCGGCGGTGAAGAcggcggggaaggggaaggggtggaggcaGACGCCTATGCTGCAGAGCACGCCGAGCTTTCAGCCTTTTAACTCGTTGAAGAAGGTTACCAAGGGTGGGAGGGCGACGGCGGATAATAATGGGTGGGCTTCGGAGGATGTGACGGATGTgcaggagatgggggattTCGACTTTGAGACCGGGTTGGCCAAGTTTGATAAGCGGAACCTGTTTGAGcagatgaggaaggaggatgtggtggatgaggcggATAGGTTGGTGTCGCATAACCGGATTCCGAAACCGAAGCCGGGCACGGCGGGGGGCAAGAATTTGCATTATTCGGAGAATGTGCTGGATCACCACCAGAAGGCGTTTACGCCGACGATACTCAAGCCGAGTAGGGAGAAACTCATACCCAAGGAGCCGAGCAATGATTTCTGGAACAGCGAGGCGGATGATGGGGCTATGAATGGGAGTGAGAAGTTGAGCGATAGGGCTACGGTTATGGGCAGCAGGCAAGGGTCacggaggggagaggggaagatggCGTCGAGCAGGAGGAGTCAGTCGCGGAAGGCGAGCGCTGTGCCGGGACAGCCTGGAGGCGGCTCTAGCAGGGTCAATTCTGGTGTAAGCCATTATCATCACCGCACGTCGTCTCTTAAGGGGAGCAGGCCGAGCAGCCGTCTTTCGTCACGGACTGCGGTCGGGGGAGGCAGTGGGATGTCTGTCATTGCTGACAAGAGAAAGCAACAGCTCTCGGCTACGGCTGCTACTAATGCACATCACGCCCCGCATCAGGGGTTGTATGTCCTGCCGTCTAACCGACGAATCGAGACGATCTCGGCGCTGCAGATGTTGAATCTGGAGAACATTGCTCATAATGAGATTGGGCtgacggaggagatgatgacggAGAATGCCGGGAGGGGGTTagcggaggtggttgttgggacgGTGCTGGCTGATCCGGCGATCAAGGTTAGGCAGGGGAGCATCGTTGATGCTGCCACTGGGGTCTTGCCCCCTCCtactgtggtggtgttggctggAAACAACAAGAGCGGCAGCCGAGCTGTTGCCGCGGCGAGACACCTCAGAAACAAGGGAATCAATGTTTTGGTCTGcgtggttgggttggagagaggggagagggacctgctggaggaggtgaggcaGCAGGTCAGGCTGTACAAGAacttgggggggagggtgtttgcCAAGGGAGAGTTCTTTGAGCACATCAGGAAGATTAGCATACCCATGCTGACAATTGACACGCCGAGGACGAGTCTGGGTAGTCTGGCCAACCCAGCGCCGGTGATGCTGATTGTGGATGCGCTGTTGGGGCTGGCGATCAGCTTTGAGGAGCTGAGGAATGGGGACCAGGCGACGGTGTATGAGTTGGTGGAATGGGCGAACAGGAACGAGGCTTTTgtgctggcggtggatgTGCCTACTGGTGTTGATCCGAGCTCTGGGATGGTGAGCGTGGTCGATGGGAACAGGCTCTACGTCAAGCCGAGATATGTGGTGTCGATGGGGGCGCcgaagaaggggttgttggaggcgaTGGTGGCGGCTGATATcaatgagggggaggatgatatTGCTGCGGCTTCTGCGGTGCCGGACTCGGGGGAGGCGAGTTTGGCGTTGGACGATGCTGTCAGTGAGTGGaggttgtttttggtggaTATGGGGCTGGGGCCGGCGGTTTGGAAGAAGGCGGGGACGAAGATGAGAAAGGGGGTGGActttggggagaggtgggtgttggagaTGAAGTATAGGGGTTGA
- a CDS encoding uncharacterized protein (EggNog:ENOG503Q47K; COG:S), which translates to MTSQPADRVAYNHDLTPAEDAGIEGRFQQRPGPSLSRQTPHTKSSYSQEARAARRASAASRAAYDVPDTYENLGETANIPPVQNPDEESVHRYETLEQERAREQSYARDRRCQDEDPETRAAVQAEEKAEAASYPVSKKETQIYTLSYLIFFSIFGTLARLGLQAITIYPGTPIIFTSVWPNFAGSMVMGFLAEDRMLFRQELGSSSSNGADTERGSVSVDSEGARKAHLAIKKTIPLYIGLATGFCGSFTSFSAFMRDVFLALSNDLPVTDAPSRSGGHTFLAFIAIPLITISMSLAGLFFGAHMAIFLEPYTPSLPFLFTSKILDRLIVLLGWGCWLGAIIMSIFPPHDSWRGTATFALVFAPLGCLLRFYISLRLNSRAPSFPLGTFSVNIFGTAVLGMSWDLARLPVGGVIGCQVLQGIQDGFCGCLTTVSTWVAELAVLGRRHAYIYGAGSVGTGLVMLVAIMGGLRWGDGWNPLVCTH; encoded by the coding sequence ATGACATCGCAACCAGCAGATAGGGTCGCCTACAATCATGACTTAACTCCTGCCGAAGACGCAGGCATTGAGGGCCGCTTTCAACAACGCCCTGGGCCTTCACTCTCACGACAGACGCCTCACACCAAGTCCTCTTATTCACAAGAAGCTAGGGCTGCTCGACGCGCCTCAGCAGCATCTCGCGCCGCGTATGACGTCCCGGATACATATGAAAATTTGGGAGAGACAGCCAACATCCCACCTGTTCAGAACCCGGACGAGGAATCAGTTCATCGATACGAGACACTCGAGCAAGAAAGAGCCAGAGAACAAAGCTATGCTCGCGACCGCCGATGCCAGGATGAGGATCCTGAAACAAGGGCAGCAGTAcaagcagaagaaaaagccGAAGCAGCAAGCTACCCTGTGTCCAAAAAAGAAACTCAAATCTACACCCTTTCCTACCTGATCTTTTTCTCCATCTTTGGGACACTGGCCAGGCTTGGGCTCCAGGCGATTACCATCTATCCCGGAACacccatcatcttcacctcTGTCTGGCCCAACTTTGCTGGCAGCATGGTTATGGGTTTCCTGGCCGAAGATAGGATGCTATTCCGGCAAGAATTGGGCAGTTCCTCATCAAACGGAGCCGATACCGAACGTGGCAGTGTGTCAGTTGACTCGGAGGGCGCGAGAAAAGCGCACcttgccatcaagaagacTATTCCGCTGTACATAGGTCTCGCCACGGGTTTCTGTGGATCCTTTACGTCTTTCTCTGCCTTTATGAGAGACGTATTTCTTGCGCTCTCAAACGATTTACCTGTGACCGATGCCCCCAGCAGGAGCGGAGGCCATACTTTTCTCGCATTTATCGCCATCCCTCTGATCACCATTTCCATGTCTCTGGCGGGCCTCTTCTTTGGGGCACACATGGCTATTTTTCTCGAGCCATATACGCCATCGCTgccttttctctttactAGTAAAATTCTGGACCGTTTAATTGTTCTGCTCGGCTGGGGTTGCTGGCTAGGAGCGATCATAATGTCTATTTTCCCGCCGCATGACAGTTGGCGAGGCACAGCCACCTTTGCGCTGGTATTCGCGCCATTGGGTTGCCTCCTCCGGTTCTATATCTCGCTGCGGCTCAACAGTCGTGCGCCTAGTTTCCCCTTGGGGACGTTTTCTGTTAACATATTCGGGACGGCTGTACTGGGAATGTCATGGGACCTGGCTCGTCTGCCGGTAGGGGGAGTCATCGGGTGTCAGGTGCTGCAAGGAATACAGGACGGATTCTGTGGGTGCTTGACGACTGTTTCGACATGGGTTGCGGAGCTGGCAGTACTAGGGAGGAGACATGCGTATATATATGGCGCGGGAAGTGTAGGTACGGGactggtgatgctggtggcCATAATGGGAGGTTTGAGATGGGGTGATGGTTGGAATCCGCTGGTCTGTACACATTAG
- a CDS encoding uncharacterized protein (COG:S; EggNog:ENOG503Q4WM) yields MPPPSEKDNTPVSKPNPPPDYFPTPLPQSIRSDILTWRFPRPFHQLTLTGRSRAAWHTSFVIPELNLLLDAGLVVGAHRPKHVFLTHGHSDHCLLTPAFLRADPPHTPPLLYCPEEMARPLEQFLQGSQLLNKGFTGFGEGEGECRLGRLGRYTITTMKPGEETELRYVKGQRWKATAVRCDHSVASIGYVFSTTTSKLKPEYQGLKGEEIKRLKTEGVEITGEVEQPVFAFMGDTTAAVYEEGGEMDGFLKRGVRVVITECSFLRESREHREQADKTKHTMWSDLERVVRRWPGVVWVVMHFSLRYEEGDVVKFFREMEERPGNLVVWADGGLGWGGR; encoded by the coding sequence atgccaccaccatcagaaaAAGACAACACACCGGTCTCGAagccaaacccaccaccagactACTTCCCCACCCCGCTGCCTCAATCCATCCGTTCCGACATCCTCACCTGGCGCTTCCCCAGGCCGTTCCACCAGCTCACCTTGACCGGCCGCTCCCGCGCAGCATGGCACACCTCGTTTGTGATTCCCGAACtgaatcttcttcttgatgctgggctggtggtgggggctCACCGACCTAAGCATGTCTTTCTCACTCATGGACATTCCGACCACTGCCTGCTCACCCCTGCCTTCTTGAGGGCCGACCCCCCTCACACCCCGCCGTTGCTGTACTGCCCGGAGGAGATGGCCAGGCCGCTGGAGCAGTTCTTGCAGGGGAGCCAGCTGCTGAACAAGGGGTTTactgggtttggggagggcgagggggagtgcaggttggggaggttggggaggtacACCATCACGACGATGAAGCCGGGGGAGGAAACGGAGTTGAGGTATGTGAAGGGGCAGAGGTGGAAGGCCACGGCTGTGAGGTGTGACCATAGTGTGGCCAGTATTGGTTACGTCTTTTCCACCACGACGAGCAAGCTGAAACCTGAGTACCAGGGcttgaagggggaggagatcaagaggttgaagacggAAGGGGTGGAGATCACGGGGGAGGTAGAGCAGCCTGTTTTTGCTTTCATGGGGGACACCACTGCTGCGGTgtatgaggaggggggggagatggatgggttttTGAAACGGGGGGTCAGGGTTGTGATTACGGAGTGCAGTTTTTTGAGGGAGAGCCGGGAGCATAGGGAGCAGGCGGATAAGACGAAGCACACCATGTGGAGTGATTTGgaaagggtggtgaggaggtggcctggggtggtttgggtggtgatgcatTTTAGTTTGAGgtatgaggagggggatgtggtgaaGTTTTttagggagatggaggagaggccgGGGAACttggtggtttgggctgacggggggttgggatggggagggaggtag
- a CDS encoding uncharacterized protein (EggNog:ENOG503NZE2; COG:F), translating into MDFISLPKIELHAHLSGSISRQTLHEIWSQKPSSSSSSSSSLPDPLVEMPQGKHDYDLQTFFPLFTSYIYTLISDLPSLRHSTLSVLRDFQSDGVVYLELRTTPRAIPSANITKHLYVQTILGCIAEFEAGEGCTLRTKLILSVDRRNTLAQAEEVLELCRQFKGRGVVGIDLCGDPAVVDNLRSFTPVFRQAEREGLKVTLHFAEAEVSGTEEELDLLLSWGPERLGHVIHLGEGVKQKVRERRGVGLELCLSCNVHAGMVRGGFEGHHFGEWWKVEEVVVVLSTDDVGVFGSPLSNEYALVAKHFGLGRREICNLARKGIDVIFGGEEEKERLRKIMWTE; encoded by the exons ATGGacttcatctccctccccaaaataGAG CTCCACGCCCACCTCTCCGGCTCCATCTCCCGCCAAACCCTCCACGAAATCTGGTCCCAAaagccatcctcctcctcctcctcctcctcctccctccccgacccccTGGTCGAAATGCCCCAAGGCAAACACGACTACGACCTCCaaaccttcttccccctcttcacctcctaCATCTACACCCTCATCTccgacctcccctccctccgccactccaccctctccgtcCTCCGCGACTTCCAGTCCGACGGCGTCGTCTACCTCGAACTCCGCACCACACCCCGCGCCATCCCTtccgccaacatcaccaagcacCTCTACGTCCAGACCATCCTCGGCTGCATCGCCGAATTCGAGGCCGGGGAAGGGTGCACCCTCCGGACAAAGCTGATCCTCTCAGTCGACCGGAGGAACACCCTTGCCCaagcggaggaggtgctAGAGCTCTGCAGGCAGTTCAAGGGGAGGGGCGTGGTGGGGATCGATCTGTGTGGGGATCCTGCTGTGGTTGACAACCTCAGATCTTTCACGCCCGTATTCCGACAGGCGGAAAGGGAAGGGTTGAAGGTCACGCTTCATTttgccgaggccgaggtttctgggacggaggaggagttggactTGCTGCTGAGCTGGGGGCCGGAGAGGTTGGGGCATGTGATTCATTTGGGCGAGGGGGTTAAGCAGAAagtgagggagaggaggggtgtggggttggagttgtGTCTGAGTTGTAATGTTCATGCTGGTATGGTTcgtggggggtttgaggggca TCACTTtggggagtggtggaaggtggaggaggtggttgttgttttaAGT ACCGACGACGTGGGCGTCTTTGGCAGCCCACTGTCCAACGAATACGCCCTGGTGGCCAAACACTTTGGCCTGGGCCGTCGGGAGATATGCAACCTCGCCCGAAAAGGCATCGACGTCAtctttggcggcgaggaagaaaaggagaggCTTCGAAAGATAATGTGGACCGAGTAG
- a CDS encoding uncharacterized protein (BUSCO:EOG09260TUT; EggNog:ENOG503NXU3; COG:J), protein MAAPRKPTLPVPGKENILITSALPYVNNVPHLGNIIGSVLSADVFARFCRARGLPTIYICGSDEYGTATETKALSEGVDPATLCAKYHAIHKEIYDWFRIDFDTFGRTPTDEHTEIVQSVFKHLWNNGYIEQRETTQAYCPEHESFLADRYVEGECSLCHDKGARGDQCDACGNLLDPMEPDLDASGNQETKATGWLINPKCKLDGTTPIKRQTKHLYLRLDALQGEIETWIASAKKDWSANCTSITYSWLDQGLKPRGITRDLKWGVPIPTGLDGLSEEDFAKKVFYVWFDACIGYPSITKTFTDAGNPSGTNWEKWWKNPEEVSLYQFMGKDNVPFHTIIWPASQIGSKENWTKVKTLSTTEYLNYEGGKFSKSKGVGVFGNNARDTGIDPDIWRFYLLSRRPETSDSEFKWEEFVDVNNNDLLKNLGNLCQRVIKFTQAKMGSVVPDFDLSKFPALQQHKDEVDKLLHEYNTTLRGLKLRHGLSVIMAISGLGNKLLQDNKLGNQLIAEEPERCNAVIGIALNHIHLLANVLAPYMPGKSQAILKQLGFDGEGQTASIPDVWEADAIKPGHKLGEPELLFATIPAAKIEEWRDAFGGEELRKIKEAEAKKAAEKKLAREKEKEKKKLKKEKERAEKEAAAAASGQAAAPIAAGETTTLPLRPAPAKATVEEPAPKN, encoded by the exons ATGGCTGCCCCACGAAAACCAACGCTCCCCGTTCCCGGCAAGGAAAACATTCTCATCACGAGTGCCCTGCCCTATGTGAACAACGTTCCGCATCTCGGCAACATCATTGGCAGTGTTTTG TCGGCCGACGTCTTTGCTCGCTTCTGCAGGGCTAGAGGTCTGCCAACCATCTACATTTGCGGTTCCGACGAGTACGGCACCGCAACAGAGACAAAGGCGCTTTCGGAGGGTGTGGATCCCGCGACTCTTTGCGCCAAGTATCACGCGATTCACAAGGAGATCTACGACTGGTTCCGGATCGACTTTGACACTTTTGGTCGCACGCCCACAGATGAGCACACTGAAATCGTGCAGTCTGTCTTCAAGCACCTGTGGAACAATGGCTACATTGAGCAGCGCGAGACCACTCAGGCATACTGCCCCGAGCACGAGTCCTTCCTGGCTGATCGTTATGTAGAGGGAGAGTGCTCTCTGTGCCATGACAAGGGTGCTCGTGGTGACCAGTGCGATGCCTGCGGTAACTTGCTCGATCCTATGGAGCCCGATCTTGATGCTTCTGGCAACCAGGAGACCAAGGCTACCGGGTGGCTTATCAACCCCAAGTGCAAGCTTGACGGCACGACTCCTATCAAGCGTCAGACCAAGCATCTTTACCTTCGGTTAGATGCCCTTCAGGGAGAGATTGAGACGTGGATTGCTTCGGCCAAGAAGGACTGGAGTGCCAACTGTACCTCGATTACCTATTCATGGCTCGACCAAGGTCTCAAGCCTCGCGGCATCACTCGTGATCTCAAGTGGGGTGTACCAA TTCCCACTGGTCTCGACGGTCTTTCTGAGGAGGACTTTGCCAAGAAGGTGTTTTATGTGTGGTTTGACGCCTGCA TCGGTTATCCATCAATTACCAAGACATTTACCGATGCTGGGAACCCGAGCGGCACCAACTGGGAGAAGTGGTGGAAGAACCCTGAGGAGGTGTCTCTCTACCAATTCATGGGCAAGGACAACGTGCC CTtccacaccatcatctgGCCTGCGTCGCAGATCGGCTCCAAGGAAAACTGGACCAAGGTCAAGACCTTGTCCACCACCGAATACTTGAACTATGAGGGTGGCAAGTTCAGCAAGTCCAagggtgttggtgtcttTGGTAACAATGCTCGGGATACTGGTATTGATCCTGATATCTGGAGATTCTACCTTCTCTCTAGACGCCCGGAGACCAGTGATTCAGAGTTCAAGTGGGA GGAATTTGTTgacgtcaacaacaacgacctTCTCAAGAACCTCGGCAACCTTTGCCAGCGTGTCATCAAGTTCACTCAGGCCAAGATGGGCAGCGTGGTTCCCGACTTTGACCTTTCCAAGTTCCCTGCTCTCCAGCAGCACAAGGATGAAGTTGACAAGCTTCTCCATGAGTACAACACTACTCTCAGGGGCCTCAAGCTTAGACACGGTCTCTCGGTCATCATGGC TATCTCTGGTCTTGGTAACAAGCTTCTTCAAGACAACAAGCTCGGCAACCAGCTCATTGCTGAGGAGCCTGAGCGCTGCAATGCAGTCATCGGTATCGCTCTGAACCACATTCACCTCCTTGCCAACGTATTGGCTCCTTATATGCCCGGCAAATCCCAGGCTATCCTCAAGCAGCTTGGTTTCGACGGCGAGGGCCAGACCGCCAGCATCCCCGATGTCTGGGAGGCTGATGCTATCAAGCCCGGCCACAAGCTTGGCGAGCCCGAGCTGTTGTTTGCTACCATCCCAGCggccaagattgaggagtGGCGCGATGCtttcggtggtgaggagcttcggaagatcaaggaggccgaggctaagaaggctgccgagaagaagctcgcgagggagaaggagaaggagaagaagaaactcaagaaggagaaggagagagccgagaaggaggctgctgctgccgcttctggtcaggctgctgctcccattgctgctggggaAACCACAACGCTGCCACTTCGTCCTGCGCCTGCAAAGGCCACAGTGGAGGAGCCTGCACCAAAGAACTGA